The following are from one region of the Haloactinomyces albus genome:
- the pgsA gene encoding CDP-diacylglycerol--glycerol-3-phosphate 3-phosphatidyltransferase, with translation MTAESAAPGPAAETGEEHVSTARPVPLFNIANVLTMSRLVLVPLFLIALFSAGGHDPVWRWVATAVFVLASVTDRIDGDLARRHGLITDFGKIADPIADKALTGAALVGLSVLGDLPWWVTLVIVARELIVTLLRFWVIRHGVIPASRGGKLKTMLQAIAIGLYLLPLGESGELLQWTVMGTAVVATVATGLDYMVRALRLRAVGNRARNRQE, from the coding sequence ATGACGGCGGAGAGCGCGGCGCCGGGGCCTGCCGCGGAAACGGGGGAGGAGCACGTGAGCACGGCACGACCGGTGCCCCTGTTCAACATCGCCAATGTGCTCACCATGTCGCGACTGGTGCTCGTTCCGCTCTTTCTGATCGCCCTGTTCTCCGCGGGTGGGCACGATCCGGTGTGGCGCTGGGTGGCCACCGCGGTGTTCGTCCTGGCTTCGGTGACCGACCGCATCGATGGTGATCTCGCCCGGCGGCATGGTCTGATCACCGACTTCGGTAAGATCGCCGATCCAATCGCGGACAAGGCCCTGACGGGTGCCGCGCTGGTGGGGCTCAGCGTGCTCGGCGACCTGCCCTGGTGGGTGACACTGGTCATCGTGGCGCGTGAGCTGATCGTCACCCTGCTGCGCTTCTGGGTGATCCGGCACGGGGTGATTCCGGCCAGCCGTGGCGGCAAGCTCAAGACGATGCTGCAGGCGATCGCCATCGGCCTGTACCTGTTGCCGCTGGGGGAGTCCGGTGAGCTGCTCCAGTGGACGGTCATGGGGACAGCGGTGGTGGCCACGGTGGCGACCGGGCTGGATTACATGGTGCGGGCACTGCGTCTTCGTGCGGTTGGCAACCGGGCACGCAACCGACAGGAATGA
- a CDS encoding CinA family protein, with product MSGVIEALNVPHERVTAVLEALRRHGATVATAESLTAGLVGAALTDVAGASEVVRGGLVVYATDLKARLAGVDGDLLAEHGPVHPRIAEELAVGARQRCASDWGIGVTGVAGPDSQGGVAPGTVHLGFAGHRRTSVHSVSLDGDRHAVRAAAVRVALEHFESLLR from the coding sequence ATGAGCGGTGTGATCGAAGCGCTGAACGTGCCGCACGAGCGGGTGACCGCGGTTCTGGAGGCACTGCGCAGGCACGGCGCAACGGTGGCCACGGCCGAATCGTTGACGGCGGGCCTGGTCGGTGCGGCACTGACCGACGTGGCAGGTGCCAGCGAGGTGGTACGAGGCGGCCTGGTGGTCTACGCGACCGATCTGAAAGCGAGGTTGGCAGGTGTCGACGGTGACCTGCTCGCCGAGCACGGTCCCGTGCATCCGCGGATTGCCGAGGAATTGGCCGTGGGAGCCCGGCAGCGCTGCGCCTCGGACTGGGGAATCGGTGTCACCGGGGTGGCAGGACCCGACTCGCAAGGTGGTGTGGCGCCGGGAACGGTACACCTCGGGTTCGCAGGTCACCGGAGGACGTCGGTGCACTCGGTATCCTTGGACGGTGACCGGCACGCTGTGCGTGCTGCGGCCGTTCGGGTGGCACTGGAACATTTCGAGAGCCTGCTGCGTTGA